A DNA window from Sphingomonas changnyeongensis contains the following coding sequences:
- a CDS encoding pseudouridine synthase, with the protein MRHGAGRSLEFPPLPPAPPPPPRSPSRAPDLSGQRIAKLLARAGIASRRDVERMIAEGRIAIDGVTVTTPATILTSLHGVTVDGQPVRAPAPARLFLFHKPRGLLTAARDPAGRPTIYDRLPDDLPRVMPVGRLDLNTEGLLLLTTDGELKRALELPSTGVPRTYRARAYGQISQADLEALIEGVEIDGMRYGAIDANLERRTGANVWIELTLTEGKNREVRRVLEHLGLEVSRLIRTRYGPFVLDDLAEGAVAEVRQHDLVVFRRTLKPGKGAFEPADPRPAPPPPARRGPERTGAGRPRPVGRDAAPKAGAGAVGRTLRPKPVRPDERPADSVRQPGSAPGARPRLRAENEGGDGRQARAPRGRADRHGGTDETAKGAHGRARPDRAAPDTRPPRRAAPDGRPPRRAREPDGGTGRDFGTKPERGPRPERRQDQAGRPPRAGKGRAPGSGPGDADRPARGGGPHSPAPTGPGRPPRPTRPGGRPRRG; encoded by the coding sequence ATGCGTCATGGCGCTGGCCGTTCACTGGAGTTTCCGCCCTTGCCGCCCGCCCCGCCGCCACCGCCCCGCAGCCCGTCCCGCGCGCCCGACCTTTCCGGGCAGCGCATCGCCAAGCTGCTGGCCCGCGCCGGGATCGCGTCGCGCCGCGACGTCGAACGGATGATCGCCGAAGGGCGGATCGCGATCGATGGGGTGACGGTGACGACCCCGGCGACGATCCTGACATCGCTGCACGGCGTCACGGTGGACGGCCAGCCGGTCCGCGCCCCCGCGCCGGCGCGGCTGTTCCTGTTCCACAAGCCGCGCGGGCTGCTGACGGCGGCGCGCGATCCGGCCGGGCGGCCGACCATCTATGACCGGCTGCCCGACGATCTGCCGCGGGTGATGCCGGTCGGGCGGCTCGACCTCAACACCGAGGGGCTGTTGCTGCTGACCACCGACGGCGAGCTGAAACGCGCCCTCGAACTGCCGTCGACCGGGGTGCCGCGCACCTATCGCGCCCGCGCTTACGGGCAGATCAGCCAGGCCGATCTGGAGGCGCTGATCGAGGGGGTGGAGATTGACGGCATGCGCTATGGCGCGATCGACGCCAATCTGGAACGGCGCACCGGTGCCAATGTGTGGATCGAGCTGACGCTGACCGAGGGCAAGAACCGCGAGGTGCGCCGCGTGCTCGAGCATCTGGGGCTGGAGGTCAGCCGGCTGATCCGCACCCGTTACGGGCCGTTCGTGCTCGACGATCTGGCCGAAGGCGCAGTCGCGGAAGTGCGCCAGCATGATCTGGTCGTGTTCCGCCGCACGCTCAAGCCCGGCAAGGGCGCGTTCGAGCCGGCCGATCCCCGCCCCGCCCCGCCGCCGCCCGCACGGCGCGGCCCGGAACGGACCGGCGCGGGCCGCCCCCGCCCCGTCGGGCGCGACGCCGCGCCCAAGGCCGGTGCCGGTGCTGTGGGGCGCACGCTGCGGCCAAAGCCGGTCAGGCCGGACGAGCGCCCCGCCGACAGCGTCCGTCAGCCAGGCAGTGCGCCGGGTGCGCGTCCGCGCCTGCGCGCCGAGAATGAGGGCGGCGACGGGCGGCAGGCCCGCGCGCCGCGAGGGCGGGCGGACCGGCATGGCGGGACCGACGAGACGGCCAAGGGCGCACACGGACGCGCCCGGCCCGACCGCGCCGCGCCGGACACTAGGCCGCCCAGGCGGGCAGCGCCGGATGGCAGACCGCCCAGGCGCGCGAGGGAGCCGGACGGCGGCACCGGGCGTGATTTCGGGACGAAGCCGGAGCGCGGCCCCCGCCCCGAGCGCCGCCAGGATCAGGCCGGCCGGCCGCCGCGTGCCGGCAAGGGCCGTGCGCCCGGCAGCGGCCCCGGCGACGCTGACCGCCCGGCGCGCGGCGGCGGCCCGCATTCGCCCGCGCCCACCGGGCCGGGCCGGCCGCCGCGTCCCACCCGCCCCGGCGGGCGGCCCCGGCGGGGCTGA
- a CDS encoding cryptochrome/photolyase family protein, translating to MTRIVWFRRDLRLADQAALAAAARQGPVIPVYILDDETPRHRRMGAASRWWLHHSLSRLAGDLAARGSRLILRRGPAAETLAALMAETGATGIDALHHYEPWWLNAEKALAKALAETGTPLALHHGNYLAPPGSILTGSGSPYRIYTPFWRALVQTMPPPPPRPAPERLAAPDSWPASDRIEDWGLLPTAPDWAGGLRATWQPGEAGAAARLDSFVRLAARYGEARNLPSVEGTSRLSPHLHFGEISPATVWHRLADAGGSVDTFLGELGWRDYAQNVILQMPEYGRRNARPAFDAFPWRMRDDPAVAADFTAWTKGMTGYPIVDAGMRQLWATGWMHNRVRMIAASFLIKHLLIDWREGEAWFWDTLVDADYGSNAVNWQWTAGTGVDSNMFVRIMAPLTQSDKFDAAGYIRQWVPELAGLSDSQIHDPAGLFVRGYPRKLIDHRAARERALAAHESIKP from the coding sequence ATGACGCGCATCGTCTGGTTCCGCCGCGACCTCAGGCTCGCCGATCAGGCCGCGCTCGCCGCCGCCGCGCGGCAGGGGCCGGTGATCCCGGTCTATATCCTTGACGACGAAACGCCGCGGCACCGGCGCATGGGCGCGGCATCGCGCTGGTGGCTGCACCACAGCCTGTCGCGGCTGGCCGGGGATCTGGCCGCGCGCGGCAGCCGGCTGATCCTGCGGCGCGGCCCGGCGGCGGAAACGCTCGCCGCGCTGATGGCGGAAACCGGCGCGACCGGCATCGACGCGCTCCATCATTACGAGCCCTGGTGGCTGAACGCCGAAAAGGCGCTGGCGAAGGCGCTGGCGGAAACGGGCACGCCGCTTGCGCTCCACCATGGCAATTATCTCGCGCCGCCGGGATCGATCCTGACCGGCAGCGGCAGCCCCTACCGCATCTACACCCCCTTCTGGCGCGCGCTTGTGCAGACGATGCCGCCCCCGCCGCCCCGGCCCGCGCCCGAACGTCTGGCCGCGCCGGACAGCTGGCCGGCCAGCGACCGGATCGAGGATTGGGGGCTGCTGCCCACCGCCCCCGACTGGGCGGGCGGGCTGCGCGCGACATGGCAGCCGGGCGAAGCGGGCGCGGCTGCGCGGCTCGACAGCTTCGTGCGGCTGGCCGCGCGTTATGGCGAGGCGCGCAACCTGCCATCGGTCGAGGGCACGTCGCGCCTGTCGCCGCATCTGCATTTCGGGGAGATTTCGCCGGCGACCGTCTGGCACCGGCTGGCCGATGCCGGCGGGTCGGTCGATACGTTCCTGGGCGAGCTGGGCTGGCGCGACTATGCCCAGAACGTCATCCTGCAAATGCCCGAATATGGCCGGCGCAATGCCCGCCCGGCGTTCGACGCCTTTCCGTGGCGCATGCGCGACGACCCCGCCGTGGCGGCCGATTTCACCGCCTGGACGAAGGGAATGACCGGCTATCCGATCGTCGATGCCGGGATGCGCCAGCTCTGGGCGACCGGCTGGATGCACAACCGCGTCCGCATGATCGCCGCCTCGTTCCTGATCAAGCATCTGCTGATCGACTGGCGCGAGGGTGAGGCCTGGTTCTGGGACACGCTGGTCGATGCCGATTACGGGTCGAACGCCGTCAACTGGCAATGGACGGCGGGGACCGGCGTTGATTCCAACATGTTCGTGCGGATCATGGCCCCGCTCACCCAGTCGGACAAATTCGATGCCGCCGGCTATATCCGGCAATGGGTGCCGGAACTGGCCGGGCTCAGCGACAGCCAGATCCATGATCCGGCAGGGCTGTTCGTGCGCGGCTATCCGCGCAAGCTGATCGACCACCGCGCCGCGCGCGAACGGGCGCTCGCCGCCCATGAAAGCATCAAGCCATGA
- a CDS encoding NAD-dependent succinate-semialdehyde dehydrogenase: MDYDAELKLFVDGAWRAGEGRDAQPVIDPARGAAIAEVPLASAADLEQALVAADAGFRAWRATDVEARAAILHKAAALLRERTERIATLLTLEQGKPLVEARGEVAGAAQLFDYYAEEAKRAYGRVLVRPTGTRSIVIRQPAGPVASFTPWNFPVYLMAKKLAAALAAGCSVIAKPPEETPGSTSALMRAVIDAGVPGNVAQLVFGVPDTVSRTLIASPVIRKLSFTGSVPVGRHLMKLAADGLKLVTMELGGHAPVMVFADCDLERTLDMVVPQKFRNAGQVCVSPTRFHVERSIYDRFVAGFAARTAALSVGSGLDPATRMGPLANRRRPDAIEALVGDAVARGARVAHGGARFGQGFFFQPTVLADVPLDADVMSTEPFGPVALIRPFDSEEEAVAEANRLPYGLAAFAFTENGRRANRLGDMIEAGMIGINSFAISVVDAPFGGVKDSGFGREGGPEGLESYMVTKAIHQA, encoded by the coding sequence ATGGATTATGATGCCGAACTCAAGCTGTTCGTCGATGGCGCATGGCGCGCCGGCGAGGGGCGCGATGCCCAGCCGGTGATCGATCCGGCGCGCGGCGCGGCGATTGCCGAAGTGCCGCTCGCCAGCGCCGCCGATCTCGAACAGGCGCTGGTCGCGGCCGATGCCGGGTTCCGCGCCTGGCGGGCCACCGATGTCGAGGCGCGCGCGGCGATCCTGCACAAGGCGGCGGCGCTGCTGCGCGAGCGGACCGAGCGGATCGCGACGCTGCTGACGCTCGAACAGGGCAAGCCGCTGGTCGAGGCGCGCGGCGAGGTCGCGGGCGCGGCGCAGCTGTTCGATTATTATGCCGAGGAAGCCAAGCGCGCTTATGGCCGGGTGCTGGTGCGCCCGACCGGCACCCGCTCGATCGTCATCCGCCAGCCGGCCGGCCCGGTCGCGTCATTCACGCCGTGGAATTTCCCCGTCTATCTGATGGCCAAGAAGCTGGCTGCGGCGCTCGCCGCCGGCTGTTCGGTGATCGCCAAGCCGCCGGAGGAAACGCCCGGCTCGACCTCGGCGCTGATGCGCGCGGTGATCGATGCCGGGGTGCCGGGCAATGTCGCCCAGCTGGTGTTCGGCGTGCCCGACACGGTCAGCCGCACGCTCATCGCCTCGCCGGTGATCCGCAAGCTCAGCTTCACCGGATCGGTGCCGGTCGGCCGCCATCTGATGAAGCTTGCCGCCGACGGGCTGAAGCTCGTCACCATGGAACTGGGCGGCCATGCCCCGGTGATGGTGTTTGCCGATTGCGACCTTGAACGGACGCTCGACATGGTCGTGCCGCAGAAGTTCCGCAACGCCGGCCAGGTCTGCGTGTCGCCGACGCGTTTCCATGTCGAGCGCAGCATCTATGACCGGTTCGTGGCCGGCTTTGCCGCCCGCACCGCCGCGCTGTCGGTCGGGTCGGGGCTGGATCCGGCGACGCGCATGGGTCCGCTCGCCAATCGCCGCCGCCCCGATGCGATCGAGGCGCTGGTCGGCGATGCGGTGGCGCGCGGGGCGCGGGTGGCGCATGGCGGGGCGCGCTTCGGCCAGGGCTTTTTCTTCCAGCCGACGGTGCTGGCCGATGTGCCGCTCGACGCCGATGTGATGTCGACCGAGCCGTTCGGCCCGGTGGCGCTCATTCGCCCGTTCGACAGCGAGGAGGAAGCGGTGGCCGAGGCCAATCGCCTGCCTTACGGCCTTGCCGCCTTCGCCTTCACCGAAAATGGCCGCCGCGCCAACCGGCTGGGCGACATGATCGAGGCCGGGATGATCGGCATCAACAGCTTTGCCATCTCGGTCGTCGACGCGCCGTTCGGCGGGGTCAAGGATTCGGGCTTTGGCCGCGAAGGCGGGCCGGAAGGGCTTGAAAGCTATATGGTGACCAAGGCGATCCACCAGGCCTGA
- the cobU gene encoding bifunctional adenosylcobinamide kinase/adenosylcobinamide-phosphate guanylyltransferase: MITLLLGGARSGKSRRAQLLAEAAAPAGVAGACLMIATAEAFDAEMAARIARHQAERGPAWDVIEAPLDLAPALARASGPVVIDCLTLWLSNLMLAGHDVERAGAELAAMLGRIDVPVFLVSNEVGLGLVPETPLGRAFRDAQGRLNQLMARIADRVEFIAAGLPLVLKPA, translated from the coding sequence GTGATCACGCTGCTGCTGGGCGGGGCGCGGTCGGGCAAGAGCCGGCGCGCGCAGCTGCTGGCCGAGGCGGCGGCCCCGGCGGGCGTCGCCGGTGCCTGCCTGATGATCGCGACCGCCGAGGCGTTCGACGCCGAAATGGCCGCGCGCATCGCCCGCCACCAGGCCGAACGCGGCCCCGCCTGGGACGTGATCGAGGCACCGCTGGACCTTGCCCCGGCGCTCGCGCGCGCGTCCGGCCCGGTGGTGATCGACTGTCTGACGCTGTGGCTGTCGAACCTGATGCTCGCGGGCCATGATGTCGAGCGCGCGGGGGCGGAGCTTGCCGCCATGCTCGGGCGGATCGACGTGCCGGTGTTCCTGGTGTCGAACGAGGTCGGGCTGGGGCTGGTGCCCGAAACGCCGCTTGGCCGCGCATTTCGCGACGCGCAGGGGCGGCTCAACCAGCTGATGGCAAGGATTGCCGACCGGGTCGAGTTCATCGCCGCCGGCCTGCCGCTGGTCCTGAAACCGGCCTGA
- a CDS encoding RraA family protein, which yields MKIVAYVPAKGQSERVANKNVRILDGEHLFKRKLRQLLACRHLTELCLDTESAELAALADDLPVTWLKRPAELASNAADGHQMFAWEAAQRPDADLWVQVLCTAPFVTADTVTRAIDALLADPDADSLVAVTSAKQYCWAGRDPVYGRGRVPNSVELPPTVIEAMSLYIVRRPADGSLPTQRFGRRPILFELDPLEQIDINMPADFALAETIAAGQRAAEVSRFRALSRHLSSSVLADLMKERGHRAVLSPAIRPTSPGRILGRARPIQLVALPNRPAPEGEAWKGIYGALHSYRFVRPGDVIMVATEVPERAYFGDLNANLAIRAGAVGTIVDGATRDTADVRALGLPVYARTSHCDDIKYEGTLGSINRPVAMGGVPVAPDDVVFADEDGVVVIPARMWDEIEAAAWEVIGNEARIRHFAARGRDVDEILAECGAF from the coding sequence ATGAAGATCGTCGCCTATGTGCCCGCCAAGGGGCAGAGCGAACGGGTGGCCAACAAGAATGTCCGCATTCTCGACGGCGAGCATCTGTTCAAGCGCAAGCTGCGCCAGCTGCTGGCGTGCAGGCACCTGACCGAGCTGTGCCTCGACACCGAATCCGCCGAGCTGGCGGCGCTGGCCGACGACCTGCCGGTCACGTGGCTGAAGCGCCCGGCCGAGCTGGCGTCCAACGCCGCCGACGGTCATCAGATGTTCGCCTGGGAAGCCGCGCAGCGCCCCGATGCCGATCTGTGGGTGCAGGTGCTGTGCACCGCCCCGTTCGTGACCGCCGACACCGTGACCCGCGCGATCGACGCGCTGCTCGCCGATCCCGACGCCGACAGCCTGGTCGCGGTCACATCGGCCAAGCAATATTGCTGGGCGGGGCGCGACCCCGTTTATGGCCGGGGCCGCGTGCCCAACAGCGTCGAGCTGCCGCCGACCGTGATCGAGGCGATGAGCCTGTATATCGTCCGCCGCCCGGCGGATGGCTCGCTGCCCACCCAGCGTTTCGGCCGCCGGCCGATCCTGTTCGAACTGGATCCGCTGGAACAGATCGACATCAATATGCCGGCCGATTTCGCGCTCGCCGAAACCATCGCCGCCGGGCAGCGCGCCGCCGAGGTCTCGCGGTTCCGCGCGCTCAGCCGCCATCTGTCGTCGTCGGTGCTTGCCGATCTGATGAAGGAACGCGGCCACCGCGCCGTGCTGTCCCCCGCCATCCGGCCGACCAGCCCGGGCCGCATCCTCGGGCGGGCGCGGCCGATCCAGCTGGTTGCCCTGCCGAACCGCCCGGCCCCTGAGGGCGAGGCGTGGAAGGGCATTTACGGCGCGCTCCATTCCTATCGCTTCGTCCGGCCCGGCGACGTCATCATGGTCGCGACCGAGGTGCCCGAACGCGCCTATTTCGGCGATCTCAACGCCAATCTGGCGATCCGCGCCGGCGCCGTCGGCACGATCGTCGACGGGGCGACGCGCGACACCGCCGATGTCCGCGCGCTCGGCCTGCCCGTCTATGCGCGGACAAGCCATTGCGACGACATCAAATATGAAGGCACGCTGGGATCGATCAACCGGCCGGTCGCGATGGGCGGCGTGCCCGTCGCGCCCGACGATGTCGTCTTTGCCGATGAAGACGGGGTGGTCGTGATCCCGGCCCGGATGTGGGACGAGATCGAGGCGGCGGCGTGGGAGGTGATCGGCAACGAGGCGCGCATCCGCCATTTTGCCGCGCGCGGCCGCGACGTCGATGAAATCCTTGCCGAATGCGGAGCGTTCTGA
- a CDS encoding histidine phosphatase family protein, whose amino-acid sequence MARDGLILIRHTRPEVAPGICYGLTDLDCADSFADEAAAVCAALADQAGIDTIVSSPLRRCRKLAQTLAEHLGQEFEIEADIREMDFGSWEGLPWDRIGRDALDRWAGDFMHARDHGGESVAMLAARVNAALAAHRARPGRTLWVTHMGVIRAALAAAGVDGAWSAQVGYGAVLRWPEGAGI is encoded by the coding sequence ATGGCTCGGGACGGCCTGATCCTGATCCGCCACACCCGGCCCGAGGTCGCGCCCGGCATCTGTTACGGGCTCACCGATCTCGACTGTGCGGACAGCTTTGCCGACGAGGCGGCGGCGGTGTGTGCGGCGCTGGCCGATCAGGCCGGGATCGACACCATCGTCTCCAGCCCGCTCAGGCGGTGCCGCAAGCTGGCCCAGACGCTGGCCGAACATCTTGGGCAAGAGTTTGAGATCGAAGCGGATATCCGCGAAATGGATTTCGGTTCATGGGAAGGCCTGCCCTGGGACCGGATCGGCCGCGACGCGCTTGACCGCTGGGCCGGCGATTTCATGCACGCCCGCGACCATGGCGGCGAAAGCGTCGCGATGCTGGCAGCGCGGGTGAACGCGGCGCTCGCCGCCCATCGCGCCCGGCCCGGCCGCACGCTGTGGGTGACGCATATGGGGGTGATCCGCGCCGCGCTCGCCGCCGCCGGGGTCGACGGGGCATGGTCGGCGCAGGTCGGCTATGGCGCGGTGCTGCGCTGGCCGGAGGGCGCGGGGATTTAG
- a CDS encoding serine hydrolase domain-containing protein gives MRMTPVTTSKTRLPLFRPARTPLRSLAALAALMLAGASPVAAQIALTPENADRIRMAGATILFWNQAQRDQNFPAMEQQFPGTTARAAARPRALPAGRALDLPEAEAFMAANNTAGLIVVHKGKVRFERYQRGYSAEGRYTSFSVAKSLTSTLVGAAVRDGYIKSLADPVTRYIPELAGSAYDGVTVAQVLTMTSGVKWNEDYTDPKSDVARMYLMPVPAGADPTTAFLKTLSREAEPGSKWVYKTGETNLIGVLVTRATGKSLTQYAEEKIWRPFGMERDLFWMVDQSGQNIGGCCLSASLRDYARIGLFTLSGGKGVVPRGWFADATRAWSPVPGAGERGYGYQWWTGPAGSYQAQGIFGQLIHIDPKRQLVIAMSSAWPKATGSDLGAARARFVDQIKAAIDAGR, from the coding sequence ATGAGGATGACGCCCGTGACGACCAGCAAGACGCGCCTGCCCCTTTTCCGCCCCGCCCGCACGCCGCTGCGCTCGCTGGCCGCGCTGGCTGCGCTGATGCTCGCCGGCGCGTCGCCGGTCGCCGCGCAGATCGCGCTGACGCCCGAAAATGCCGACCGCATCCGCATGGCCGGCGCGACCATCCTGTTCTGGAACCAGGCGCAGCGCGACCAGAACTTCCCGGCGATGGAGCAGCAGTTTCCCGGCACCACCGCCCGCGCCGCCGCGCGGCCGCGCGCGCTGCCCGCCGGACGGGCGCTCGACCTGCCCGAGGCGGAGGCGTTCATGGCCGCCAACAACACCGCCGGGCTGATCGTCGTGCACAAGGGCAAGGTGCGGTTCGAACGCTATCAGCGCGGCTATTCGGCCGAGGGCCGCTACACCAGCTTCTCGGTCGCCAAATCGCTGACCTCGACGCTGGTCGGGGCGGCGGTGCGCGACGGTTACATCAAGTCGCTGGCCGATCCGGTCACCCGCTACATCCCCGAACTTGCCGGCAGCGCCTATGACGGCGTGACCGTCGCGCAGGTGCTGACGATGACGTCGGGCGTCAAATGGAACGAGGATTATACCGATCCCAAATCCGACGTCGCGCGCATGTATCTGATGCCGGTGCCGGCGGGGGCCGATCCGACCACCGCGTTTTTGAAGACCCTGTCCCGCGAGGCGGAGCCGGGCAGCAAATGGGTCTACAAGACCGGCGAGACCAATCTGATCGGCGTTCTCGTCACCCGCGCGACCGGCAAGAGCCTGACCCAATATGCCGAGGAAAAGATCTGGCGGCCGTTCGGCATGGAACGCGACCTGTTCTGGATGGTCGACCAGTCGGGCCAGAATATCGGCGGCTGCTGCCTGTCGGCGAGCCTCAGGGACTATGCGCGCATCGGCCTGTTCACCCTGTCGGGCGGCAAGGGCGTGGTGCCGCGCGGCTGGTTTGCCGATGCCACGCGCGCCTGGTCGCCGGTTCCGGGTGCCGGGGAGCGCGGCTATGGCTATCAATGGTGGACCGGGCCGGCCGGCAGCTATCAGGCGCAGGGCATTTTCGGCCAGCTGATCCATATCGACCCCAAGCGCCAGCTGGTCATCGCCATGTCGAGCGCCTGGCCCAAGGCGACGGGCAGCGATCTGGGCGCGGCGCGGGCGCGCTTTGTCGACCAGATCAAGGCCGCGATCGACGCCGGCCGCTGA
- the cobS gene encoding adenosylcobinamide-GDP ribazoletransferase: MIARIADEGRALLAAIQFLTRLPVPGFAFDPRHLAMAVRWYPLVGALIGLIAALVLLGAARIYPAPVAVLLALAVALMATGGFHEDGLADLFDGLGVMSRARMLEVMRDSRLGSFGALALMTVLALKAAALIAMAAPVAAAALIAGHALGRLSSVLVIATSRYVRDAGTAKPVADAVGPGGLAFAVATGAGAAWAGAVLAGLPPVALGAGLAGAAAGHVLARALFERRLGGYTGDCLGAVQQLSETGLYLGVLAWLGTA; encoded by the coding sequence ATGATCGCCCGGATCGCCGATGAGGGGCGGGCGCTGCTCGCCGCGATCCAGTTCCTCACCCGGCTGCCGGTGCCGGGCTTTGCATTTGATCCCCGCCATCTGGCGATGGCGGTGCGCTGGTATCCGCTGGTCGGCGCGCTCATCGGCCTGATCGCGGCGCTGGTGCTGCTGGGTGCGGCGCGCATCTATCCCGCGCCGGTCGCGGTGCTGCTGGCGCTGGCGGTGGCGCTGATGGCGACCGGCGGCTTTCACGAGGACGGGCTGGCCGATCTGTTCGACGGGCTGGGCGTGATGAGCCGCGCGCGGATGCTGGAGGTGATGCGCGACAGCCGGCTGGGCAGTTTCGGCGCGCTGGCGCTCATGACCGTGCTCGCGCTCAAGGCTGCGGCGCTCATCGCCATGGCCGCGCCTGTCGCCGCCGCCGCGCTCATCGCCGGTCATGCGCTGGGGCGGCTGTCGAGCGTGCTGGTGATCGCCACCAGCCGCTATGTCCGCGACGCCGGCACCGCCAAGCCGGTTGCCGATGCGGTCGGGCCGGGCGGGCTGGCCTTTGCGGTGGCGACGGGGGCGGGCGCCGCCTGGGCCGGGGCGGTGCTGGCCGGCCTGCCGCCCGTCGCGCTCGGCGCGGGGCTGGCGGGTGCGGCGGCGGGCCATGTGCTCGCCCGGGCGCTGTTCGAACGGCGGCTGGGCGGTTACACCGGCGACTGTCTGGGGGCGGTGCAGCAGCTGTCGGAAACCGGCCTTTATCTGGGGGTGCTGGCATGGCTCGGGACGGCCTGA
- the cobT gene encoding nicotinate-nucleotide--dimethylbenzimidazole phosphoribosyltransferase encodes MIDQSNDLAGQIRARIDSLTKPLGALGRIEALAAQIAALQGRTDPQMAACALIIFAGDHGIAGEGVSAFPQEVTRQMVLNFLAGGAAANVFANSLGVPLSVVDAGMAGPRMEHPGLIDRRIARGTRNSAVEAAMTAEQCAAALRAGHALAQEAACDALCLGEMGIANTSAASLVAHKLTGVSLDLLVGRGTGLDDGALAHKAAVLARAAARTAPQLDALTALAEYGGFEIAMMAGAMLGAAQARRIVIVDGFIAGAAAAAALAIDPAVRPALVFAHRSAERGHAALLEALDAEPLLDLGLRLGEGTGALLAWPLVRAAAAMIRDMASFSAAGVSGPQ; translated from the coding sequence ATGATCGATCAATCCAACGACCTGGCGGGGCAGATCCGCGCGCGCATCGACAGCCTGACCAAGCCGCTGGGCGCGCTCGGCCGGATCGAGGCGCTGGCCGCGCAGATTGCGGCCCTGCAGGGGCGCACCGATCCGCAGATGGCGGCGTGCGCGCTGATCATCTTTGCCGGCGATCACGGCATTGCGGGCGAGGGGGTGTCGGCCTTTCCGCAGGAAGTGACGCGGCAGATGGTGCTGAACTTTCTGGCCGGCGGGGCGGCGGCCAATGTCTTTGCCAACAGCCTTGGCGTGCCGCTCAGCGTCGTCGATGCCGGCATGGCCGGGCCGAGGATGGAGCATCCCGGCCTGATCGACCGCCGCATCGCGCGCGGCACCCGCAACAGCGCGGTCGAAGCGGCGATGACCGCCGAACAATGCGCGGCGGCGCTGCGCGCCGGCCATGCGCTGGCGCAGGAGGCGGCGTGCGACGCTCTGTGCCTGGGCGAAATGGGCATCGCCAACACCTCGGCCGCCAGCCTGGTTGCCCACAAGCTGACCGGCGTGTCGCTCGATCTGCTGGTCGGGCGCGGCACCGGGCTGGACGATGGCGCGCTGGCCCATAAGGCTGCGGTGCTGGCGCGCGCCGCCGCGCGCACCGCGCCGCAGCTCGACGCGCTGACCGCGCTTGCCGAATATGGCGGGTTTGAAATCGCGATGATGGCCGGGGCGATGCTCGGCGCGGCACAGGCGCGGCGGATCGTGATCGTTGACGGCTTCATCGCCGGGGCGGCGGCTGCCGCTGCGCTCGCCATCGATCCCGCGGTCCGCCCGGCGCTGGTCTTCGCCCATCGCTCGGCCGAGCGCGGCCATGCCGCGCTGCTGGAGGCGCTGGATGCCGAGCCGCTGCTCGACCTCGGCCTCAGGCTTGGCGAAGGCACGGGCGCGCTGCTCGCCTGGCCGCTGGTCCGCGCCGCTGCGGCGATGATCCGCGACATGGCAAGCTTTTCGGCAGCGGGCGTCAGCGGCCCGCAATGA
- a CDS encoding KpsF/GutQ family sugar-phosphate isomerase, producing the protein MHEVIAAERDALSAFLAAPPPGLDRMVALIAGQDRPITCLGMGKSGLVAAKIAATFSSLGTPAFCLNAGEAAHGDLGAVQRDNVVILFSNSGTTEEIVRILPLLKARGCVLIGIIGRTDSPLARAVDHLIPAEIAREADHIGMAPTASTTLHMAIGDALAVAVARARGITARDFLMHHPAGLLGRRMIPVRSVMRAGADLPFVLPSASLAELLSVMSARRLGAAAVIDHGRRLIGIVVDGDIRRHIQARRDVYALTAGEVMTRDPVTVGEDATIGDVLTLLRDGPRRVSVLPVVAVDGALVGMLHANDVLNG; encoded by the coding sequence GTGCATGAGGTGATCGCCGCCGAACGCGACGCGCTGTCGGCGTTTCTGGCCGCACCGCCGCCGGGGCTTGACCGCATGGTCGCGCTGATCGCCGGGCAGGACCGGCCGATCACCTGCCTGGGCATGGGCAAATCGGGGCTGGTCGCGGCCAAGATCGCGGCGACCTTTTCCAGCCTCGGCACCCCCGCCTTCTGCCTCAATGCCGGCGAGGCCGCGCATGGCGATCTGGGCGCGGTGCAGCGCGACAATGTCGTCATCCTGTTTTCCAACAGCGGCACGACCGAGGAGATTGTCCGCATCCTGCCGCTGCTGAAGGCGCGGGGATGCGTGCTGATCGGCATCATCGGCCGCACCGATTCCCCGCTCGCGCGCGCCGTCGATCATCTGATCCCGGCGGAAATCGCGCGCGAGGCGGATCATATCGGCATGGCCCCGACCGCGAGCACGACGCTGCACATGGCGATCGGCGATGCGCTGGCCGTGGCGGTGGCGCGGGCACGCGGCATCACCGCGCGCGATTTCCTGATGCACCACCCGGCCGGGCTGCTCGGCCGGCGGATGATCCCGGTCCGCAGCGTGATGCGCGCGGGCGCGGACCTGCCCTTTGTCCTGCCATCGGCGTCGCTGGCCGAGCTGCTGTCGGTGATGAGCGCGCGGCGGCTGGGCGCGGCGGCGGTGATCGACCATGGCCGGCGGCTGATCGGGATCGTCGTCGATGGCGACATCCGCCGCCACATCCAGGCGCGGCGCGACGTCTATGCGCTGACCGCCGGCGAGGTGATGACCCGCGATCCGGTGACGGTTGGCGAAGATGCGACGATCGGGGATGTGCTGACGCTGCTGCGCGACGGGCCGCGCCGCGTGTCGGTGCTGCCGGTGGTGGCCGTGGACGGCGCGCTGGTCGGGATGCTCCACGCCAATGACGTGCTGAACGGATAA